One region of Primulina tabacum isolate GXHZ01 chromosome 1, ASM2559414v2, whole genome shotgun sequence genomic DNA includes:
- the LOC142519742 gene encoding metal tolerance protein B-like, giving the protein MAYDSAELRQIETDVPESPLEQFDKKKRFSCSSTCPFSNQEFIEFDAAQRSKTTVKLCGLTILYTIVMIIEIFGGMKANSLAILTDAAHLLSDIAGFSISIFTVWASGWEATTQQSFGYSRLEVLGALISVQLIWLVSAALTYEAINRLLTKTTTIDGTLMFAVSALGFVLNSVMVLWLGHGHSCHDCHSHHSCENKDHSQEMEESCQGRNGEEIMKLVPTDLVQKTHEKTNINIQGAYLHLVTDLIQSFGVMIAGSIIWLKPKWLVVDLVCTLVFSVVALSTTLPMLKNIFGILMERAPGEIDADTLANGLKLIRGVRDVHDLHVWAITAGKHVLACHVRIEPGICQNEILDTIRSYCERTFGIRHVTVQIEQEL; this is encoded by the coding sequence ATGGCATATGACTCGGCTGAACTGCGGCAGATAGAAACCGATGTACCAGAATCCCCCTTGGAACAATTCGACAAGAAAAAGCGATTTTCTTGCAGTTCAACATGTCCATTTTCAAACCAAGAATTTATCGAGTTCGATGCAGCACAACGATCAAAAACTACCGTCAAACTTTGTGGGCTTACAATCTTGTACACGATAGTGATGATAATTGAGATTTTTGGAGGAATGAAAGCCAATAGCCTAGCAATCTTAACTGATGCGGCTCACTTGCTTTCTGACATTGCTGGATTCTCCATATCCATATTCACCGTATGGGCATCTGGTTGGGAGGCAACCACTCAACAATCCTTCGGGTACAGCCGTCTTGAAGTCTTAGGAGCCCTTATATCCGTGCAGCTAATATGGCTTGTCTCTGCAGCTCTGACATACGAGGCAATTAACAGGCTCCTCACCAAGACTACAACTATAGACGGTACGCTCATGTTTGCTGTTTCAGCACTGGGCTTTGTCCTCAACTCTGTGATGGTCTTATGGCTTGGACATGGCCATTCATGTCACGATTGCCATTCTCACCATTCCTGCGAAAACAAAGATCATAGCCAAGAAATGGAGGAATCTTGTCAAGGAAGAAACGGGGAAGAAATTATGAAACTTGTACCGACGGATCTAGTTcagaagactcatgagaagacaAACATCAACATTCAAGGGGCGTACTTGCATCTTGTGACCGACCTTATACAGTCTTTCGGGGTGATGATTGCTGGATCAATCATTTGGTTGAAACCCAAGTGGTTGGTGGTTGATCTGGTGTGCACTCTTGTTTTCTCTGTCGTTGCTTTGAGTACAACGTTGCCGATGCTGAAGAATATATTCGGTATACTGATGGAACGTGCACCCGGTGAGATTGATGCTGATACCCTTGCAAATGGACTAAAACTTATTAGAGGAGTTCGTGATGTGCATGACCTTCATGTTTGGGCAATTACAGCTGGAAAACATGTGTTGGCTTGTCATGTTAGAATTGAACCTGGGATATGTCAAAATGAAATCTTGGATACTATTAGGAGTTACTGTGAACGAACTTTTGGGATTCGTCATGTAACAGTTCAGATCGAACAAGAATTATGA